A single Ignavibacteriales bacterium DNA region contains:
- a CDS encoding GTPase, whose amino-acid sequence MKSRVIIMGAAGRDFHDFNVFFRNNPKYEVVAFTATQIPNIEGRVYPPELAGTDYPKGIPIYEEKDLVELIKEHKVDQVVFAYSDVKFDYVMNIASMVNACGASFRLLGSTETMVKSTKPVISIIAVRTGSGKSQTSRKIVNLLRAAGKKVVAIRHPMPYGDLVKQKVQRFATFEDLKKHECTIEEIEEYEPHVAAGGVIYAGVDYEAILREAEKEADIIIWDGGNNDIPFYVSDLTITVADPHRPGNELNYYPGNTSVRMADVVVINKVESADPKSVMQVRNNVRSLNPKAVIIDGASPIKVTDPSVIKGKRVLVVEDGPTLTHGEMEYGAGTIAAWNYGAAEIVDPRPFTVGTITDTYNKYTKIGKLLPAMGYGDQQVADLEKTINATDCDSVIIGTPIDLGRILKINKPSCRVFYDLQEIGDLTLEKILTEKGFL is encoded by the coding sequence ATGAAATCCCGTGTCATCATTATGGGAGCCGCAGGGCGCGACTTCCATGATTTTAATGTGTTCTTTAGAAATAATCCGAAATATGAAGTTGTAGCTTTTACCGCTACGCAAATACCGAATATTGAAGGAAGGGTTTATCCTCCTGAACTTGCCGGTACAGATTATCCCAAGGGCATTCCGATCTATGAGGAAAAAGACCTTGTTGAACTTATAAAGGAGCACAAAGTTGACCAGGTAGTGTTTGCTTATTCTGATGTAAAATTTGACTATGTAATGAATATCGCATCCATGGTAAACGCTTGCGGCGCTTCATTCCGGCTCCTGGGCTCAACTGAAACCATGGTTAAAAGCACAAAGCCGGTCATCTCAATAATTGCCGTAAGAACCGGATCCGGCAAATCACAGACCTCCCGCAAAATCGTTAATCTTCTAAGAGCTGCAGGTAAAAAGGTTGTGGCAATCCGCCATCCGATGCCTTATGGCGACCTGGTTAAGCAAAAGGTACAGCGTTTTGCAACATTTGAAGACCTGAAAAAGCATGAGTGTACGATTGAAGAGATCGAAGAATACGAGCCGCATGTGGCTGCAGGGGGAGTTATTTATGCCGGAGTTGATTATGAAGCAATTCTTCGTGAAGCAGAAAAAGAAGCTGATATCATTATCTGGGATGGCGGCAATAACGATATCCCATTTTATGTTTCTGATCTGACCATTACCGTTGCAGATCCGCACAGACCAGGTAATGAACTGAATTACTATCCTGGGAATACTTCAGTAAGAATGGCGGATGTTGTGGTCATAAACAAAGTTGAATCAGCAGACCCAAAATCGGTTATGCAGGTGAGAAATAATGTCCGTTCGCTTAATCCCAAAGCCGTGATTATTGACGGAGCTTCACCAATTAAAGTCACTGATCCCTCAGTGATTAAAGGAAAAAGGGTACTGGTTGTTGAAGACGGCCCGACCCTCACTCATGGCGAAATGGAGTACGGAGCTGGTACCATAGCTGCATGGAATTACGGTGCGGCTGAGATTGTTGATCCCAGACCTTTTACTGTTGGTACTATTACCGATACGTATAATAAATATACGAAAATCGGAAAATTGCTGCCGGCGATGGGTTATGGTGATCAGCAGGTTGCAGATCTGGAAAAAACCATTAACGCTACAGATTGTGACTCTGTTATCATTGGAACTCCAATCGATCTCGGTAGAATCCTGAAGATCAATAAACCTTCCTGCCGTGTTTTCTATGATCTGCAGGAAATCGGAGATCTGACACTTGAGAAAATTCTTACTGAGAAGGGCTTCCTCTAA
- a CDS encoding ABC transporter permease, giving the protein MFGIILVAPVVQLIFLGYAATLDLKFIRLAIYDQDNSRPSRELVKELEAGKIFYIEKYLSSYQELEESMQSGKILISIVIPQEYEQKLSRRETAHLQIIVNGSDGNAASIATGYISKFLSLYGQKYKVNLFEKSGMRPPPTGTIVAEPRVWFNPLLITRVYMVPSIVGLLLSIITLILTALAVVKEKEIGTYEQIIVTPVKPYQLILGKLIPFIILAYAAAMIALAAMWFIFEIPVKGSLSFLLISSFFYILSTLGLGLFVSTVSKTQQQAMMIAIFGVLLPMVYLSGFAFPLDNAPLFVQIVSYFIPLTYFFKVIRGVILQGNGFIELWDEALIMLLMGVIILIASAIRFRKKLD; this is encoded by the coding sequence ATGTTTGGAATCATTCTTGTCGCCCCGGTGGTTCAATTGATTTTTTTAGGATACGCAGCCACCTTAGATCTGAAATTTATCCGGCTTGCGATCTATGATCAGGATAACAGCCGTCCAAGCCGTGAATTAGTAAAGGAACTTGAAGCCGGTAAAATCTTCTACATAGAAAAATATCTGAGCAGTTATCAGGAACTTGAAGAGAGCATGCAATCAGGTAAAATTCTGATTTCTATCGTTATTCCTCAGGAGTACGAACAGAAACTTTCAAGGAGGGAGACGGCACACCTGCAGATTATCGTTAATGGTTCTGACGGTAATGCCGCTTCAATAGCCACCGGATATATCAGCAAATTTCTTTCCCTTTACGGTCAGAAATACAAGGTCAATCTGTTTGAGAAATCCGGTATGCGCCCGCCTCCCACAGGAACAATAGTCGCCGAACCCCGTGTATGGTTTAATCCGCTCCTTATAACCAGAGTTTACATGGTACCGAGTATCGTCGGGCTCTTACTGAGTATCATCACCCTGATTCTGACAGCGCTGGCCGTTGTAAAAGAAAAGGAAATTGGCACGTATGAACAAATCATCGTCACGCCAGTAAAACCTTATCAACTCATACTTGGAAAGCTCATTCCCTTTATAATTCTTGCTTATGCTGCCGCAATGATTGCACTTGCTGCGATGTGGTTTATTTTTGAGATTCCAGTCAAAGGAAGCCTGAGTTTTCTTCTTATCTCCTCCTTTTTCTATATCCTTTCCACCCTTGGACTTGGACTTTTTGTCTCCACCGTGAGCAAAACACAACAGCAGGCAATGATGATAGCCATATTTGGAGTTTTGCTTCCTATGGTCTATCTTTCAGGGTTCGCTTTCCCGCTGGATAACGCACCCCTGTTTGTGCAGATAGTCAGCTATTTTATACCCCTTACCTACTTTTTTAAGGTAATCAGAGGGGTGATATTACAGGGAAACGGATTTATTGAATTATGGGATGAAGCGCTTATTATGCTTCTTATGGGTGTTATAATTCTCATTGCCAGTGCAATTCGTTTCAGGAAAAAGCTTGACTAA
- a CDS encoding methyltransferase domain-containing protein, protein MTKITLNAKLIKDVFEWDRTNWAASVEFWNPWIDTKEPGNFLTLGEKHGGLSLLFALYGHSVTATDLEGVTGRALSLHKEYNVSDKMTYAKANMLEIPFENNSFDFIGFKSVLCDPEKIRKSP, encoded by the coding sequence TTGACTAAAATTACCTTAAATGCAAAACTTATTAAAGATGTGTTCGAATGGGACAGAACTAACTGGGCAGCATCAGTTGAATTCTGGAATCCGTGGATAGATACCAAAGAACCGGGAAACTTTCTCACCCTCGGAGAAAAACATGGCGGTCTGAGTCTTCTTTTTGCATTATACGGACATTCAGTAACAGCCACTGACCTGGAAGGAGTTACCGGCAGGGCGTTAAGTCTTCATAAAGAATACAACGTCTCTGACAAAATGACGTATGCAAAAGCAAATATGCTCGAAATACCTTTTGAGAATAACAGCTTTGATTTTATAGGATTCAAATCGGTGCTCTGCGATCCAGAGAAAATCAGAAAATCGCCATAA
- a CDS encoding ABC transporter permease, with the protein MTDSINRIGIIVVKEFRHLLRDVRMLAVLTFFPVFLLLMFGYAVNFDVDNVPIGIYDGDKSEFSRDMRSALTASGYFYESVQIASEDEIFEVINANRAKCVIIIPENFSSDYHKGKEAKLQYLINGTDGNSANIIQNYLTSFTAGYSNRLRTEILEAKGFSAYTPVDFRPIYWYNPELKSTKFLIPGLMAMILIMICVITVALSIVREKERGTMEQIEVSPVLSHELLIGKTIPYILLSLLSGIFILIAGFVLFSVEVKGSYLLLFISTILFISASTSLGIFVSVISDTQQVAFSIATFISMLPAVILSGFIFPLESTPVAVQVLSYITPAKYYIITLRSVILRGAGISAFWEQLLLLIAYTAIFLSLANIASKKKALKL; encoded by the coding sequence TTGACTGATTCCATTAACCGGATAGGAATTATCGTCGTAAAAGAATTCCGGCATCTTTTAAGAGATGTGAGAATGCTTGCAGTGCTTACCTTTTTTCCGGTATTTCTGCTCCTTATGTTCGGTTATGCGGTTAATTTTGATGTGGATAATGTACCAATCGGCATATATGACGGAGATAAATCTGAATTCAGCAGGGATATGAGATCCGCATTAACAGCATCTGGTTATTTCTATGAATCAGTTCAGATAGCTTCTGAAGATGAGATTTTTGAAGTTATTAATGCTAACAGGGCTAAATGTGTAATTATCATTCCTGAAAATTTTTCATCAGACTACCATAAAGGGAAGGAAGCGAAGTTACAGTACCTCATCAACGGAACGGACGGAAATTCTGCTAATATCATTCAAAACTACCTGACATCATTCACCGCTGGCTATTCGAACCGGCTGCGCACTGAGATTTTGGAAGCAAAAGGTTTTTCAGCGTATACCCCCGTTGATTTCAGGCCGATCTACTGGTATAATCCGGAGTTGAAATCTACCAAGTTTCTGATTCCCGGACTAATGGCAATGATTCTGATTATGATTTGCGTCATTACCGTTGCGCTTTCAATTGTGAGAGAAAAAGAACGAGGGACAATGGAGCAGATTGAGGTCTCCCCTGTGCTTTCTCATGAATTACTCATCGGAAAAACCATTCCTTATATACTACTTTCCCTGCTGAGCGGTATATTTATTCTCATTGCCGGTTTTGTATTATTCTCCGTGGAAGTTAAAGGAAGTTATCTGCTCCTGTTTATATCCACCATTCTGTTTATCTCCGCATCTACATCACTTGGCATCTTTGTCTCAGTAATCTCGGATACCCAGCAGGTTGCATTTTCTATTGCTACATTTATCTCAATGCTTCCGGCAGTGATTCTGAGCGGATTTATTTTTCCGCTGGAGAGCACACCGGTAGCTGTTCAGGTTCTGAGTTACATAACTCCCGCAAAGTATTACATTATTACCTTAAGGTCTGTAATTCTCAGGGGTGCAGGAATATCTGCATTCTGGGAACAGCTGCTGTTGTTAATTGCATATACGGCAATTTTTCTATCGCTCGCCAACATTGCATCTAAAAAGAAAGCCCTTAAGTTGTGA
- a CDS encoding ABC transporter ATP-binding protein yields the protein MQSNTPAIEVKNLTKKFGNFISVNDVTFSVAKGAIFGFLGANGAGKSTTIKMLTGLLSPTSGDAFVAGYSINEHPDKVKSSIGYMSQKFSLYNDLTVRENITFFGRVYGLDDKSINKRLTEAVSIAHLEGNEDKLTGSLPGGIKQRLALATAVLHKPGIVFLDEPTSGVDPIARRGFWDLIHDLSAQGTTIFVTTHYLEEAEYCHDIILLDAGKIIAQGSPKDLKSDYIEHPILSIETNNLVSAMGIMEKDKYVEDVSVFGNSIHVVTSLHSKPEEYFRNLLGGHGLHVSECKSVQPTLEDVFIYLLEHKN from the coding sequence ATGCAGAGTAACACACCAGCTATTGAGGTAAAGAATCTTACAAAGAAATTCGGAAATTTTATTTCTGTGAATGATGTAACATTCTCCGTAGCTAAAGGGGCTATTTTCGGTTTTCTGGGAGCAAACGGAGCTGGCAAATCAACAACGATAAAGATGCTAACCGGGCTGCTGAGTCCTACATCGGGCGATGCTTTTGTTGCCGGTTACTCCATTAACGAGCACCCTGACAAAGTGAAATCATCAATCGGTTATATGTCCCAGAAGTTTTCTCTGTACAATGATCTGACCGTAAGGGAAAATATTACATTTTTCGGCAGAGTATACGGACTTGATGATAAAAGTATAAATAAACGACTGACCGAGGCTGTTTCAATAGCGCATCTGGAAGGAAATGAAGATAAACTGACAGGATCTTTGCCGGGGGGTATAAAACAGCGTCTGGCATTGGCTACCGCCGTACTTCATAAACCCGGGATTGTGTTTCTGGATGAACCTACCAGCGGTGTTGATCCCATCGCGCGAAGAGGATTCTGGGATCTTATTCATGATCTCAGTGCTCAGGGAACAACAATCTTCGTAACCACGCACTATCTTGAAGAAGCGGAGTATTGCCATGATATCATTCTTCTTGATGCGGGTAAAATTATTGCACAGGGTTCACCAAAAGACCTGAAATCAGATTATATCGAACACCCGATATTATCAATTGAAACAAACAACCTGGTCTCCGCCATGGGTATAATGGAGAAAGATAAATATGTTGAAGATGTATCCGTATTCGGAAATTCCATTCATGTCGTAACCTCGCTTCATTCAAAACCTGAAGAATATTTCAGAAATCTTCTTGGAGGACACGGATTACATGTCAGCGAATGTAAAAGTGTTCAGCCGACTCTGGAAGATGTTTTCATTTATTTACTGGAGCACAAGAATTGA
- a CDS encoding efflux RND transporter periplasmic adaptor subunit: MNRLYFIPVILISFLISSCGKGDDEEYLELTGNLEAVTVTVSNKTAGTIIKLMADEGFKAEKGDTLAIIDTEALLLQLQQARANREAIQAQFLLLKNGARKEDIAQAESIYKQTEAAYKTSLTDLQRIEALLQSGSVTQKQFDDIQLVTETRRLQMASALENLNKLRSIARPEELMQAKARLDQAVAAEEIIAKSYRDCFILSPVSGYISKSFFEEGELVQPGTALFKVTNLDNIELIVYPEQTHIGKIQINDRADIMIDSFPDKTFKGKIVYISPEAEFTPKNIQTKEERSKLVFAVKIAVENNQNQLKSGLPADARIYLK; encoded by the coding sequence ATGAATCGTTTATATTTCATCCCCGTCATTCTTATAAGTTTCTTGATCTCCTCCTGCGGCAAAGGTGATGATGAGGAATATCTGGAACTCACCGGGAATCTTGAGGCTGTAACAGTAACGGTATCGAATAAAACCGCAGGAACGATAATTAAACTTATGGCTGATGAAGGATTTAAGGCAGAGAAAGGTGACACACTCGCGATTATTGATACCGAAGCATTGCTGCTTCAGCTCCAGCAGGCCAGGGCAAACCGTGAGGCTATTCAGGCACAGTTTTTATTACTGAAAAACGGCGCAAGAAAAGAGGATATTGCCCAGGCCGAAAGCATATATAAACAGACAGAAGCGGCATATAAGACATCACTTACGGATCTTCAAAGAATTGAAGCGCTGTTACAATCTGGAAGTGTTACACAGAAGCAGTTTGATGACATACAGCTTGTAACTGAAACCCGCCGTCTGCAGATGGCTTCAGCTCTGGAGAATCTGAATAAACTCCGTTCAATAGCAAGGCCGGAAGAACTGATGCAGGCAAAAGCCCGTCTTGATCAGGCGGTTGCAGCAGAAGAAATTATCGCAAAGAGTTACAGGGACTGTTTTATCCTCTCACCGGTTTCAGGATATATCAGCAAGTCTTTTTTTGAGGAGGGAGAACTCGTTCAGCCAGGTACTGCGCTTTTTAAGGTCACCAATCTGGATAATATAGAACTGATCGTTTATCCGGAACAAACACACATCGGTAAAATTCAGATTAACGACAGAGCAGATATAATGATTGACAGTTTCCCTGATAAAACCTTCAAGGGAAAGATTGTATATATTTCTCCTGAGGCTGAATTCACTCCAAAGAACATTCAGACAAAAGAAGAGAGGTCGAAACTGGTATTTGCAGTAAAAATTGCAGTTGAGAATAACCAGAACCAGCTCAAATCAGGACTCCCTGCTGATGCAAGAATTTATCTTAAATAA
- a CDS encoding ABC transporter ATP-binding protein, which produces MQEFILNKAILSVSGLTKSFGTTEAVKDISFSVSAGEMFGMVGPDGAGKTTTLKAVCGLLTPDSGDILLFNEKVKRSGKSTQKRIGYLSQRFSLYGDLSVDENLDFFARIHGRKDYHEERKSLLEMTRLSEFTKRPAEKLSGGMKQKLALACSLIHKPDLLILDEPTTGVDPVSRRDFWKILSQLRLDGLTIIMSTPYLDEAERCDRVALFNQGRILSLDNPVRMKETCGFRVYEISTSSIREADVLIRNNFPLVPQLYGDRLHIIVDSESTLPEKILPLLAENGISVLSSEYIIPSLENIFIKAAEVSYAE; this is translated from the coding sequence ATGCAAGAATTTATCTTAAATAAAGCAATTCTTTCGGTAAGCGGACTTACTAAAAGCTTCGGAACTACTGAGGCGGTAAAAGATATTTCCTTCAGCGTATCAGCCGGTGAAATGTTCGGTATGGTTGGTCCGGATGGTGCAGGAAAAACAACAACTCTGAAGGCTGTATGCGGACTCCTGACACCCGATTCGGGAGATATTCTGCTGTTTAATGAAAAGGTGAAACGGTCTGGCAAATCAACGCAGAAGCGCATTGGATATCTCTCTCAGCGTTTTAGTCTCTATGGTGATCTGAGTGTTGATGAAAATCTTGATTTTTTTGCCAGAATCCACGGGCGTAAAGATTATCACGAGGAAAGAAAGTCACTCCTTGAAATGACCCGTCTTTCGGAATTTACCAAAAGACCTGCCGAAAAATTATCAGGCGGAATGAAACAAAAGCTTGCACTCGCCTGCTCCCTTATTCATAAACCCGATTTACTGATTCTGGATGAACCCACAACCGGTGTTGATCCTGTTTCAAGAAGAGATTTCTGGAAAATTCTTTCACAACTCAGGCTGGATGGATTAACTATCATCATGTCAACTCCCTACCTGGATGAAGCGGAAAGATGTGACCGCGTTGCTTTGTTCAATCAGGGAAGAATACTCAGCCTCGATAATCCTGTAAGAATGAAGGAAACCTGCGGTTTTCGGGTATATGAGATTTCAACGTCTTCTATACGGGAAGCTGATGTTTTAATCAGAAACAATTTTCCACTTGTGCCCCAGCTGTACGGAGACCGGCTGCACATCATAGTTGATTCTGAAAGCACACTGCCTGAAAAAATTCTTCCCCTGCTTGCCGAAAATGGAATCAGCGTATTATCATCTGAATATATTATTCCTTCACTTGAGAATATTTTTATAAAAGCTGCTGAAGTGTCATATGCAGAGTAA
- a CDS encoding TetR/AcrR family transcriptional regulator, giving the protein METNQGLLIEKISRIFFTKGFQKISMDELALTLKISKKTFYKYFPSKEQIVRDCAFTFLKKNIEAIQSIAASDENPILKYLQLLSHIGNNIATINKVWLEDVRSSMPSLWTEIDEFRKLTLESSMQILYREGLQQGLFKEYPEGLIVRLFSVSIRGIMHPDFILNADFEPKTALMNTIHLLLTGILTEKGMKVYKEIQKRNEL; this is encoded by the coding sequence ATGGAAACCAATCAGGGTCTGCTGATTGAGAAAATAAGCCGGATATTCTTCACAAAGGGATTTCAGAAAATCTCAATGGATGAACTGGCCCTGACCTTAAAAATAAGCAAAAAGACCTTCTACAAGTATTTTCCCTCAAAGGAGCAAATCGTAAGGGATTGTGCATTTACCTTCCTGAAAAAAAATATTGAAGCTATTCAGAGCATTGCCGCCTCTGATGAAAATCCTATCCTCAAGTACCTTCAGCTCCTCTCTCACATTGGTAATAATATCGCAACCATTAATAAAGTCTGGCTTGAAGATGTCAGGAGCAGCATGCCCTCTCTGTGGACTGAAATTGATGAGTTCAGAAAGCTGACCCTGGAATCCAGCATGCAGATTCTCTATCGTGAGGGGCTTCAGCAAGGTCTGTTTAAGGAATACCCGGAAGGGCTGATAGTCCGTCTCTTTTCCGTAAGCATTCGAGGTATTATGCATCCTGATTTCATTCTAAACGCAGATTTTGAACCTAAAACCGCATTAATGAACACCATCCATCTTCTCCTTACAGGTATTCTGACTGAAAAAGGCATGAAGGTATATAAAGAAATTCAGAAAAGGAACGAGTTATGA